The following nucleotide sequence is from Halorussus caseinilyticus.
GACCGACCAAGACCTCGTGGACCAACTAAGGGAGTTGCTGACCACGCTCACCAACTTCGTGACGGGCATCGCGGTCATCTCGCTGGTCGTCGGGTCCATCGGCATCGCCAACATCATGCTCGTCTCGGTCACCGAGCGCACCAAGGAAATCGGCATCATGAAAGCCGTCGGCGCGCAGAACCGCGACGTACTCCAGTTGTTCCTGCTGGAGGCGGTCCTGCTCGGGACGTTCGGGTCGATTCTGGGCATCCCGGTCGGCGTCGGCGGGGCCTACCTCGCGGGCCAGTACATCGGCCTGAGCCTCGTCCTCCCCTTCGAGTGGTTCGCCATCGCCGTCGCGGTGGGAGTCTTGGTCGGCGTCGTCGCGGGACTGTACCCGGCGTGGAGCGCCGCGAAGACCGACCCCATCGACGCGCTCCGGTACGAATGACCGAGCGGAGAAGTCACGGCTCCCGACCCGGACCTCTCACTCCACGCTGAGTTCGTCGCCGCCGCGGGGTTCCGTGAACTCGAACTCGACTTCTAACTCGGCCTCCCGGCCGCCCGCGAACTCGACTTCTACTTCGACCGGTTCGCGGTACTCGAAGGGTATCTCCCACTCTTGGGAGGCGAGCGTGAGGCTGGTGTCGTTCTCGATTTGGTCGGCCAAGTCCCGGAGGAACGTGGCGGTTGCCTGCCGCGAGAGGTGAATTTCCCGCTCGAAGAAGCCGTCGGTCACGGTGGTTCGCTGTCGGTCCCTGTCGTCGGGCAAGTTAACCCGGTCCCCCATGTCGTCGGGTACGAGGCGGCGCGTCTAATAGCGTCCGGCCCCGGTTCGAGGTAGTCTCGGCGCGAACCGAACCCGGACCGATTCCGCCGATTCGCTTTTTGTGCGGGAGACCGTACCCGTCCTATCGTGTCGCTCATCGACCTCCTCGGGAGCAAAGCGCGAATCGGGATTATCCGGGAACTCTCGCGCGAACCCCAGTACGTCACCCAACTCGCCGAGACGGTCGGCATGGACGGTAAGACAGCGGTTCACCACCTCTCGAAGATGGAGGAGGCCGGTCTCGTCGCCCACTACGAGCGAGGCAACCGGAAGTACTACTACCTCGCCAAGACCGTCGAACTCCGGGCCGCGCCGCCGCCA
It contains:
- a CDS encoding amphi-Trp domain-containing protein, coding for MGDRVNLPDDRDRQRTTVTDGFFEREIHLSRQATATFLRDLADQIENDTSLTLASQEWEIPFEYREPVEVEVEFAGGREAELEVEFEFTEPRGGDELSVE
- a CDS encoding ArsR/SmtB family transcription factor, with the translated sequence MSLIDLLGSKARIGIIRELSREPQYVTQLAETVGMDGKTAVHHLSKMEEAGLVAHYERGNRKYYYLAKTVELRAAPPPERTFVLQTGERGDDPVEVEPGTDD